A DNA window from Phycisphaerales bacterium AB-hyl4 contains the following coding sequences:
- the flgG gene encoding flagellar basal-body rod protein FlgG: MAITALHSASTGLSALSTGLDVIANNLANINTTGFKGSRVNFEDLIYQEKAQPGVENANGDQRPTGTYVGLGTRVSGTQINFEQGDFVETGRQLDFALEGNGFFQVNILEDQGGIGYTRAGNFFVNAEGDVVLGNTDGPRIEPPINVPDQTLRVQVTNDGTVFAQVPGQVDPVEVGEIELAAFVNPAGLKAIGGNLYAETAASGPPINGQPGEGQFGTIIQGFLEGSNVNPVTELVELIKTQRAFELNSQSIQAADEALQVVSNLRRF, encoded by the coding sequence ATGGCCATCACCGCCCTACACTCCGCGTCCACCGGCCTTTCCGCCCTCTCCACCGGGCTGGATGTGATCGCCAACAACCTCGCCAACATCAACACCACCGGCTTCAAAGGTTCACGCGTCAACTTTGAAGATCTCATCTATCAGGAAAAAGCCCAACCCGGCGTCGAAAACGCCAACGGCGACCAGCGACCTACCGGCACGTACGTCGGCCTGGGCACACGCGTCTCCGGCACGCAGATCAACTTCGAGCAGGGCGACTTCGTCGAAACCGGTCGGCAGCTCGACTTCGCACTCGAAGGCAACGGATTCTTCCAGGTCAACATCCTCGAAGACCAGGGCGGCATCGGCTACACCCGCGCAGGCAACTTCTTCGTCAACGCCGAAGGCGATGTCGTCCTCGGCAACACCGACGGCCCGCGCATCGAACCGCCCATCAACGTGCCCGATCAAACCCTCCGCGTACAGGTCACCAACGACGGCACGGTCTTCGCCCAAGTGCCCGGCCAGGTCGACCCCGTCGAAGTCGGCGAAATTGAGCTCGCTGCCTTCGTCAACCCCGCCGGCCTCAAAGCCATCGGCGGCAACCTCTACGCCGAAACGGCCGCCTCCGGCCCGCCGATCAACGGCCAGCCCGGCGAAGGACAGTTCGGCACGATCATCCAGGGCTTCCTCGAAGGCTCGAACGTCAACCCGGTGACCGAACTCGTTGAGCTGATCAAGACCCAGCGAGCCTTTGAACTCAACAGCCAGTCGATCCAGGCCGCGGACGAAGCCCTGCAGGTCGTGAGCAACCTCCGCCGCTTCTAA
- a CDS encoding flagellar hook-basal body protein, whose translation MNYGLYLSASGVLTNMYRQDVFANNLANAQTAAFKPDMPSIRQRDPQAVENQFGGDVSQRLLEKLGGGTLVGPQRIDFSPAKLQQTGNPLDVALTERGQFFAVEVQNPRTGAVENQLTRDGRFTRNGHSELVTATGHRVLDVNDQPIVVPGEAMVEIDTEGRVLQAGGEIARIQVAQVDDTDQLVKRGGNRFVFKDADARQLAANPALQSGFIEASGVDPIKALMQMIAATKAVSGNGEMIRYHDMLMDKAVNTLGRVA comes from the coding sequence GTGAACTACGGCCTCTACCTATCCGCATCGGGCGTCCTGACGAATATGTACCGCCAGGACGTCTTTGCCAACAACCTGGCGAACGCGCAGACCGCGGCTTTCAAGCCCGACATGCCGTCCATCCGCCAGCGCGATCCCCAAGCCGTTGAGAACCAGTTCGGCGGCGATGTCTCGCAACGTCTGCTCGAAAAGCTCGGTGGCGGTACGCTCGTCGGCCCGCAACGCATCGACTTCTCACCCGCCAAGCTTCAGCAGACCGGCAACCCGCTCGACGTGGCACTGACCGAGCGAGGCCAGTTTTTCGCCGTCGAGGTGCAGAACCCCCGCACCGGTGCGGTCGAAAACCAGCTCACCCGCGACGGCCGATTCACCCGCAACGGCCATAGCGAACTCGTCACCGCGACCGGCCATCGCGTGCTCGATGTCAACGATCAGCCCATCGTCGTGCCCGGCGAAGCCATGGTGGAAATCGACACCGAGGGCCGTGTGCTCCAGGCCGGCGGCGAAATCGCCCGCATTCAGGTCGCCCAGGTCGACGACACCGACCAACTGGTCAAGCGCGGCGGCAACCGCTTTGTCTTCAAAGACGCCGACGCACGCCAGCTCGCCGCCAACCCGGCCTTGCAATCCGGCTTCATCGAAGCCTCCGGCGTCGACCCGATCAAAGCGCTCATGCAGATGATCGCCGCCACCAAAGCAGTCTCCGGCAACGGCGAAATGATCCGCTACCACGACATGCTCATGGACAAAGCCGTCAACACCCTCGGCCGAGTGGCATAA